The genome window TTTTCCATGCCGCCCATCTGCCCCGCCCCCGGATACCACACATGGCTACTGGAAGGGCCGCGCAGCAACCGCAGATACACCACCCCCAGCACCACCAACCCCAGCAAGGCCAGCAGGTTCCAGGGCGCCAGAAAACCCATCGGCCCTCCTAAGGTACCCGGCGCTGCCAGCGCAGGCTCAGGCCCGCCGCCAGAATCATCAGCAGGGCCGCCACCGCCGAGAGCAGCGAGGAGATTTCGGTCTTGGTGCCCTCCCAGCGAATCACCGTACCCAGCTCTTTGGCAATCGCCCGGAGGGCTTCCTCGGTGGGCGGAAAGGTGTTCTTCCCCCCCGTGGCCTGGGCCAGTAGCTCGAGGTTCCTGGGCTCAAAGGGAATGTAGTAATTGCGCCCTTCGATCTGCGCCACCGTACCGCCGGGCTGGCCCATGGGGAAAGTGAAAACCTTGACGTTATTGTCCCTGGCAAAACGGGCCGCAATCTCGAGGCTGTTGCGGGTGGGCAGCCCTGGGTTGGTGCTCACGTTGGAAGCGCCATCCGACAGGATCACCACACTCCCCGGCGGCAGGTCTTGTGCAGACGGGGCCTGCTGCGGCACCGGCAGATCGGGTACACCCTGCAAGGGATCGGGCTGCCCCAGGCCGGGGGGTTGCAACTCGGCGGGGGGCTTCTGGTTCTTGCGCCCGGGCAGCATCCGCACCCCGGTTACGATGGCGTTCTCGATGGAGGTGTTCTGGGCAGGCTTGAGGCGCTCGATGGCCTCCAGCAGCTTTTGTCGGTCGGTGGTGGGCATCACCAGGGCCGAGGCCGAGTCGGAAAAGCTAACCAGCCCAATCTGGGTGGTGGGGGGTGCCAGCTCGATAAACTTGCGGGCCGTGGCCTTGGCCGCCTCCAGGCGGCTGGGGTTGAGGTCGGCAGCTAGCATCGAACGCGAGGTATCAATGGCCAGTACGATGGCGGCCTTGTTGGTGGGCAGGGGCGGGCTGGCCACCGGACGGGCCGCCGCAAAAAGCAGCAGAAACAAAGCCAGCAGTTGCAGGGCCAGGGGCCAGCGCACATGGGCTTTGGGGGGTTGGCGCACCACCGAGGGGAGCAGGTGGGCGTCGGCAAAGGCCTCGGCAGTGCGCTCCCGCCGACGGTTGGCCCATATCAGGAGACCCATAAACAGCGGGATTAGCAACAACAACCACAAAAAAGCAGGCCAGGTGAAGCTCATCTTCGCCCCCTTCTACGCAAGGTAAATTTCAGCAGGGGCTCCACGATTTCCTGGGCGGTAGAGAGCGAGAGCACATCTACCTGGGCAGCCCGCAGGGTGCGCTCGAGCATCGCTTCACGGGCCTGCACCAGCGCCGCGTGGGCACGGCGTACCCTGGGGTCGCTGGTGTCAATCCAGATCTCTTCGCCGCTCTCCGGGTCGCGCATCCGCAGCTCGCCCGCTCTGGGCAGCTCTTTTTCGGCAGGGTCGAAGATGCGCACCGCTACCACATCGTGCCGGTAGGCCAGCCGGCGCAGCCCCTGCGCCCAAAGGGGTTCCTGCTCCGGTTGGGGGTTCAGGAAGTCGGAGATCACAAACAGCAGGGCGCGGCGCTTGAGGGTTTTGGCGATGTACTCGAGGGCTTGCTCCAGCGAAGCGTGCGGCGCACAGGATGGTGCAGCTTGCCCCTGGCCGAGCGCCAGCAAGCCATACAGCTCGTGCAAAATTCGCAGGGCCTGCCTGCGGCCCGTGCCCGGAGGCACCACCCGCATCCCCGCTTCGGAGAAGCCAATGACCCCCACCTTATCCCCGTGGCGCGCTACGATGGCCGCCGCCGTGCCCACAAACTCCAGCGCCTCTTCCAGCTTGAGCACCCGCCGGGTGCCAAACCGCATCGAGGCCGACATATCCACCACCAGCCAGACCGTGACTTCCTTCTCTTCGCGGTACTGCCGGATGTGAATTTTGCCGGTGCGGGCGGTTACGTTCCAGTCAATGCGCCGCACCTCATCGCCAGGCTGGTACTCCCGCACCTCGGCCAGATCCAGGCTGGGGCCATAGAAAAAGCCGGTGTAATCGCCAAACAAAAAGCCATCCAGGCGCTTCAGGATCTTGAACTCGAGCTTCCGCAATAGCTCTGCCGGTAGCTCGCGTGGAGGGGGCATGGCCTCTTTGGGCTCTGGCCTCAAAGTCACCTCAATTTTGCTTTTGCTGGCTCGTCGAAAGAGCATAGACCACCATTGGTTCATCTTGCAGCCCTAGGCCGAAGGATTCTCCGCAACCGCCGGGCGGGTATCGCGGTAGGGGTCGCCGATGTGCACCTTGGGCAGAGGGGTAGCGGCAATAATCTTCTGTACGAGTTCCTCCAGTTTCACCTCGTCGGCCAGGGCCTCGTAGGAAAGGATCACCCGGTGACGCAACACCTCGGGGGCCAGGTCGCGCACGTCCTCGGGCAGGGCGTACTCACGGCCCCGCACAATCGCCAGGGCCTTGGCCCCCAGAATCAGGTTCACGCTGGCGCGGGGGCTTCCGCCAAAGCTGATGTACTTCTTGAGGTTCGAGAGGCCCACCTCGCCGGGGTCGCGGGTCGCGCGGGCCAGCCGCACCGCATACTCGGTCACGGCCTGGTGGACGTGTACCTGGTCGGCCATGGCTTGCAGGTAGCGCAGGTCGTCGCCGGTGAGCACCTCCGAGACCCGCTCGAATTTGTTGGAAACCCGTTCTACCACGGTCATCTCCTCGTAGAAGGCGGGGTAGTCAAGCCAGACCTTGAACATGAAACGGTCAACCTGGGCTTCGGGCAGGAAGTAGGTGCCCTCCGACTCGATGGGGTTCTGGGTGGCCAGCACCAGGAAGGGGTCGGGCAGCTTGAAGGTCTCGTGGCCAATGGTAACCTGGCGCTCCTGCATGGCCTCCAGCAGGGCAGATTGAATCTTGGCGGGGGCCCGGTTAATTTCATCGGCCAGAATCAGGTTGGCGAAAATCGGGCCCAGCTCCACCTCGAAGTTTGCTTCTTTGGGGTTGTAGATGCGCGTCCCCACCAGGTCGGCAGGCACCAGATCGGGGGTGAACTGGATGCGCTTGAAGCTGGCCCCAATCGCCTCGGCCATGGTTTTGATGGCCAGGGTTTTGGCCAGTCCCGGTACCCCCTCAATCAGGATGTGGCCCCGTGCCAGGAGCGCTACTACCATGCGCTCGAGCATCAAATCTTGCCCAACAATCACCTTCTTGACTTCCAATAAAAGGGTGCGCAACTTTGCAGCGGCATCCATCACGGCTTGGGGCTCGAGGGAGGGTTTGGGGGCTTCACTCATAAGAACCTCTTCTGGTAGCTAACTTGATTTTTGCTTACGACGTTGGCAAACACCGCAGGTTTGCAGGGACTTGAACCAGCCATGAGCCTGTACCTTCAAATGGTCTGGTCAGGATTGCTGTCGGGAGGTGTGGGAGCTGGTGCGGGCTGGGGAGACGAGGGCGGGCTCGGCAAGGAGGGCGTACCCGGCTCGAGCGGAATAAGCTCAGGAGAACCTCCAGGCATCCCCGGCCCCGGCATAGGGCCTCCAGGCCCTGGCATCGGTTGTCCGGGTAGGTCAAAGCGGAACAACTGGCCATCCTGATAAATCAGGATGGGGCATTCCTCGCCCTGGCCCTGTCCCGGTTGGGGCTGGCCCGGCCCTTGCCCTGGGCCCTGACCCGGCCCGGGCTGAAGCGGAATTAACTCGCGGGGGTCAGGTGCGGGCAGGAGTTGTTGCTGCTGGTCAAACTGAACCGCTTGTAGCCTGGCTCCCCGCTGCGCCTGCAAAGCCTCCCCCTGTTGCGGCTGCGCCGAAAGGCGGCCTACCACAAACCCCGTGCTCAGCAAAATCATCGTAGCCAGGCCCAACCCAAGAGGTTTGAGCAACGAGCCTAACCTGAGCTGTTCCATGCTTTACTTTATGATGCAATACTGGGTTCAATCTGAGAATGTTCTACCTTTCGGGGTCGCCCGCTCTCATCCTGCGTTGGCGAAAGCCCGGCATCAACACCTGAACGCTCAACTTTTATGAACCCCCACCCTAGACGACACCCAAGACCGAAAGCTCAAAGCCAAAGGATCTACGAGGAGTATGTAGGACGTTGATATGGCAGACCTGTAGGTGCTCGAGTACAGCGCTCTTCACAGACGCGGCCGCGCACGAAAACGAGAATGCCTCTTTGCCCAGACGCAGATTACGCACCCCAGCAGCCACTGCTCTCTCCAGGACAAAGGATTCCCAATCTCGGATGACTCGAGTTTTGTGAAAAGCACTCTAACGTTGGTATTATTTGATCTCCACCCCCGACCACTTCTCCAACAGTTGCGCCACCGCCGTGTGGTCTACCTCGGCAGCGCCCACTTCGCGCTTGGCAATCTCGAAGAACTCCCGTACCTGCCGAAGCATGGGGGCCGGCGTTCCGGCGGCCTCGAGCACCTTCACACAAATACCCGTATCCTTGGCCAGCAAACCCAGGGCAAAGGTGTTGGGGAACTGGCGGGAAATGACCCGCTGGCCAAACAAATTCTCGCTCACATTCGAGCGGCCCGAGGAGGCATTGATTACCTCCAGGGCCAGCCCTGCATCCACACCCTGCTTGACCAGGGCGACCATGCCCTCGCTAAGCGCCCACAGATTAACCGCCAGCAGGGCGTTGTTGACGGCCTTGACGGCATGGCCCGACCCCAGCGGCCCCACGTGCACAATCTTGGCGGCATAAGCTTCCATGACCGGCCTGGCCCTGGCGAAATCCTCCGCCGAACCCCCCGCCATGACGGTGGCCCTGCCCTGAACTGCGCCCGCCACCCCCCCGGACAGGCAGGCATCCAGGTACGAAACCCCTTTCTCCTGAAGCATCTGGGCGGTCATTTTAGCCAGTTCGGGTTCGCCCGAGGTGTGGTCTATCCACAGCATGCCCGGGCGCAGGTAGGGCAGAAGCCGCCGGGCGAGTTCATCTACCTCGAGGGATGTGGGCAGGCAGGTTAGCAGAATATCGGCCTGGGCTACCTCGGGTAGTTCCACCGCCCTCGAGCCAAACTCTTTCGCATGGGCTTCGGCTTTGGCAAAGGTGCGGTTCCAGACCATGGTCTCGTATTTTTTAGCGAGGTGCCCCGCCATCGGATACCCCATCGCCCCGAGGCCAATAAACGCGGTCCTGACGTTGGTGTCTTGCATGGTCTTAATCATAAACTGGCCGTAGTTCTTTACGACCTGGCTGCTAAACAATAGTACCCGCCTAGGGTATTCATTACTTGTCGTGTTAAGGCCAGCCGCGTTACCCGATTCAGTCCATAACGGACACGATTTTCCGCTTGTTCAGCACGTGACTTGTGGGATAACGGCATAAGTCACGAAAATAGCCTCTTAAAGGACAAAAATCGCCTATCCTAAAGCTAACCTCGCCTTGAGAAGCAGGGGTTTTCCCGTAGTATCGAGGTGATTTATACCGTCTAAGGGCATATCTGGGTCAGTAGAGCCAGGAGGAAGACGCGCATGAAGATTCGCTTTCTGAAAGCAGGTGGGCTGGGGGTGGCGTTGACAATGCTCATTACTGGATGCCCACAGCCCACACCCCAACCTCCTGCCACGCTCGATCCTCCGCGCAACGTGATTGCGTATGCAGTCTCCCCTACGCGCGTAAAGCTCTCCTGGAAAGCTCCTGACAGCCTAACCAACCCCAGCTTCGAAATCGAACGCAAAGAGGGCAACCAGCGTTACCAACCACTCGCCGCGGGCCTCAGCAGCAGCAGTCACGACGATACCCAGATCGTGAGTGGAGGCAAAACCTTTACTTACCGCGTTCGCACGCGAACTGCAAACGGCCAGAGCGCATGGGTTGAATCCAACCCAGTGCCGGTACCGGCCCGCTGCGAAAGCAACCCTGCCGACGCACCTCGCATCGGTTGCTTTGGGCCAGTGGTGTCCAACTGGCCGTTAGTAGCCACCTACGTGGCCCTGCTGCCCAACGGCAAGGTAATCGCCTGGTATGCCTCCGACGACATCGGACGCTACCGCGAGCGAACAGAAGTCCACCAGCGCGACCGCCGCAACGACCCTCCGGCCCAGGAGGACGGTACCATGGCGGTGCTGTGGAACCCCGACAGCGGCAGCTTCGAGGACATAAGCTTCGGCAACGGCAGTCAACAAAACGGTCGAACTGTAAGCGGCCAGCCCAAAGGCACCGACCTCTTCTGCGCGGGCTTTACCGTGCTTGCCGATGGCCGGTTCTTCACCGCCGGGGGCAACCGGGGGCTGGAGTGGGGCAGCCTGCGCACCAACCTCTTCGACCCTAAAACCAACACCTGGAACCTGGGGCCTGGGCCTACTACCCCCGACATGTGGCGCGACCGCTGGTACCCCACCGTCACCAAGCTGCCGAGCGGCGAGGTGATGATCACTGGCGGCACCGCCGAACCCGACCCCACCTTTGAGGAGGGCTCCTCCAGCAACCCCAACAACCCTTGCCGCACCCCCTCTGGTCGCTGCCCCGATGGACTGGCCCTGGGCAAAACCTTCAGTTCCATCGCCAATGCGCCCGGTCTTTCTACCGGTATCAAGACGCAAAACGCCAGGGGCACTGCTTTCAACAATGCCTTTGAGATCTATAGCCCCGACAGTGGTAGCTTGCGAATGCTCGAGGCCACCGCCGCCGATGTGTATTCCTTTGAGCACTACTACCCCTGGTGGCACATCGCCCCCAACGGCCTGGCCTTCCTCTCCGGGGCGGGTAAGCAAAAAGGCTTGCTGGACTGGCAACAGGGCCAGTGGAAGGGCATCTGGGAGTCTACCAACCACGGCATTCCCTACGATGCCCACCGGGTCTACGGCACCTCGGTGATGTACGAACCCGGCAAGGTGTTGGTGATTGGGGGCGGATATGCCGCCGATACGTACCCTAACGGTGAGCTGGTCATCTTTGCTCTCAACAACCAACGCAACGGCAAAACCAGCCTGCACCTCGAGCTTAGCAACAGTTCTTCCACCCCTCCTGCAATGAAGCAGGGGCCTGAAATGCAGTACAGCCGCACCCACCTCAATGCCACCTTGTTGGCCGATGGCAAGGTTTTTGTGAACGGCGGACAGCAGGACGGCGGCGAAAACCCCGGTACCATCCCACCCACCCCCATGACCCCCGAGCAGTCGCGGGAATGGTGGCCCAAAACCGTCAACCCCGCCACGGTGTTCAACATTGATCTGGCCGTACATCAAAGCGAAATCTGGTCACCCGGCCCCGAAAATGGCGGCACCGGCAAGTTTGTGCTGGGCCCCAGGGCCCAGAAACCCCGCATCTATCACTCGGCTTCGCTGCTGCTGCCCGACGCCACCGTGCTGACCGTGGGTGGAGGCGGTTGCGGACTTTGCAACGGCAATTTTGAAACAAGCTGGCAGGATGGTGGCTACTACGGGCGCTGGTTCGGCCAGCACGAGATGATCAACCAAAAAAACCACGAGATCTACTACCCCGCCTACCTGTTCAACAGCGATGGCAGCCTGGCTCCGCGCCCCATCATCACCGGCCTGGGCAATACCGCCAGCAGCCCGGATGACTACCCCACCATCAGCTACAACAGCCAGTTCACCGTAACTTGGAACCACCCCGACCCCAACCGCCGGGTTGAGAAAGTAACCCTGCTGGCCCTGGGGGTGCCCACCCACGCCTTCAACCAGAACCAGCGTTTCTTGAGTCTGTACTTTACCCGTAACGGCCTCAGCCTGAACGTCAGGGCCCCATACGACGGACAGTACAACTCGCCTAATCCTGGCGGCGCTCGCAACATCGCCCCGCCTGGCTTCTATATGCTGTTCCTGATTGATGATAAGGGCGTTCCCTCGGTAGCAAAAATCATTCGGATCCAGTAGCTTTACCCAAAGCAAAACACCTCCCCGACCAGGGAGGTGCTTTCAGAGTATGCGTTTATCGCAGGATGCCAGCAATAATCATGCTGGCAATCAGGGTGCCGACAAAAGCCACCGCCAGGGTAATCCAGATTTTGCCGCTTTCGCGCAGGTTCATGCTCGACTGCACGGCTAGGTAGGCAAAATAGACGTTGATGACCAGCGCCCCAATCGCCAGCAAGGGGATCAAGAAGATGCCGATTAACGTGATGAGCAAAATCAGGCTGACCACCGCAACCATCACATTGATGGGCGCCCAGAACAGCGCAAATGTGTAGGCCACGTTATCGAGCGACCCGGTACCACCCTGGGTCTTGCCCACATAGTGCACCAGGTAGGTAAAAATCAGGAAGCCCACAATGGTGCCAATAATGCCGTTCAAAAAAGCCCCCAGGCCGCTGCCCAGATTGAAAATACCGGTGATGACAGCGGCAATCAGCACGTAGATTACCGCCTCCCGCAGGGTACCTTTGTTTTCGTACTGCTCAAAGGTTTCCACGCTGGGTTTGGTCAGCACCTGAATGCTCTGGCTGACCATATTCATTACGGTATCGGTAATGGACGGTGTGGTGTTCATAACAACCCCCTGGGTTTTTCGTACAAACGCAGTTTACTACGGAATCTCATCGAACAATCAAGTTCCAGGCTCTGCCGTAGGCTTTTATCATTTGCATCAGTGCATTGGTTACAGCCCTTCACCCGGCGAGAGCAGGCCGCCATCGGAAATGTCTCTTTCGCAAAAACCTGTTCCAAGCTATCTGGTGGTGTCGCCGCCACCTGCCACAGCGGGGACGGAAAGGAGAGAATAATGCGTTGGCTCGGCCAAGGCTAATACCCTCTCATCTTAAAGCCCAATAAGATGAGGGCCATGCGTTTTTGGTTCGTTCTCATGGTGGTTTGGGGCCTGGCCTGGGCGCAGGACGCACCCCAGCAAGACCCAGCTCCCCCCAGTTCGCCCGGCGCGTACTCGATTGCTCGTATCGTCTCGATGGGTGATAAGAGTGCAACCGTGCGGGTTGGCGAGCATCTCAGGGAAGCGGAGTTTCCCACCGAGTCGGCGGCCTTTCGGGTAGGGCAGCAGGTAGTGGTGTACGAGGCCGATGGCAGGACTTACATTGCCGAACCCTACCGCATCCCCTACCTGTGGGGCTTGCTCGGACTGTTTGTGCTGGTGACGGTAGCCCTGGGGCGAGGCAAAGGTTTGCGGGGGTTGCTGGGAACCGCCGCCAGCATGGCGGTACTGGCCTTTTTTGTGGTGCCGCAAATTTCGGCGGGCAATAACCCCCTCCTGGTCACTTTTGTGGGCGCTTTTGGCATTCTGGCGCTCTCGATTTATTTCGTGCACGGCATCAACCGCAAGACCACTGCGGCCCTGATCGGAACCACTTTTGCCACGCTGGTAGCCCTGGTGCTTTCGGTGCTGCTGACCGAGTGGATGCAGTTTACCGGCCTCACTTCGGAGGAAGCCTTCCTGGCCCGTTTCCAGCTAGGGGGCAACCTCGATCTGGTCTCGCTGTACCTGGCAGGGGTGGTGGTGGGGGCGCTGGGGGCACTCAATGATGTGACCGTGACCCAGGCTGCGGTCATCCAGGCACTGGTACAGGCCAACCCTCGCTACAGCCTGCGGGAGCTGTACAACAGGGGCATGACGGTGGGCTTCGACCACATTGGCAGTCTGGTCAATACCCTGATTCTGGCCTACGCGGCAGGTACGCTGCCCTTGCTGCTGCTGATTAGCCAGAGCGACATTCCGCTCGTGCTACTGATCAACAACGAGACCTTTGCCGCCGAAATTGTAACCATGCTGGTAGGTTCGCTGGCCCTGGTGCTGGCGGTTCCGCTAACCACCCTGGTGGCCGCCTGGCTACTGCGGGGGCGAAAGCTCGACTACATCGAGCGTCGGTGGCCGGGGCAGTAAGGGGTATTCGACTCAAAGGAACCCT of Meiothermus sp. CFH 77666 contains these proteins:
- a CDS encoding VWA domain-containing protein, whose protein sequence is MSFTWPAFLWLLLLIPLFMGLLIWANRRRERTAEAFADAHLLPSVVRQPPKAHVRWPLALQLLALFLLLFAAARPVASPPLPTNKAAIVLAIDTSRSMLAADLNPSRLEAAKATARKFIELAPPTTQIGLVSFSDSASALVMPTTDRQKLLEAIERLKPAQNTSIENAIVTGVRMLPGRKNQKPPAELQPPGLGQPDPLQGVPDLPVPQQAPSAQDLPPGSVVILSDGASNVSTNPGLPTRNSLEIAARFARDNNVKVFTFPMGQPGGTVAQIEGRNYYIPFEPRNLELLAQATGGKNTFPPTEEALRAIAKELGTVIRWEGTKTEISSLLSAVAALLMILAAGLSLRWQRRVP
- a CDS encoding DUF58 domain-containing protein, translating into MLFRRASKSKIEVTLRPEPKEAMPPPRELPAELLRKLEFKILKRLDGFLFGDYTGFFYGPSLDLAEVREYQPGDEVRRIDWNVTARTGKIHIRQYREEKEVTVWLVVDMSASMRFGTRRVLKLEEALEFVGTAAAIVARHGDKVGVIGFSEAGMRVVPPGTGRRQALRILHELYGLLALGQGQAAPSCAPHASLEQALEYIAKTLKRRALLFVISDFLNPQPEQEPLWAQGLRRLAYRHDVVAVRIFDPAEKELPRAGELRMRDPESGEEIWIDTSDPRVRRAHAALVQAREAMLERTLRAAQVDVLSLSTAQEIVEPLLKFTLRRRGRR
- a CDS encoding MoxR family ATPase yields the protein MSEAPKPSLEPQAVMDAAAKLRTLLLEVKKVIVGQDLMLERMVVALLARGHILIEGVPGLAKTLAIKTMAEAIGASFKRIQFTPDLVPADLVGTRIYNPKEANFEVELGPIFANLILADEINRAPAKIQSALLEAMQERQVTIGHETFKLPDPFLVLATQNPIESEGTYFLPEAQVDRFMFKVWLDYPAFYEEMTVVERVSNKFERVSEVLTGDDLRYLQAMADQVHVHQAVTEYAVRLARATRDPGEVGLSNLKKYISFGGSPRASVNLILGAKALAIVRGREYALPEDVRDLAPEVLRHRVILSYEALADEVKLEELVQKIIAATPLPKVHIGDPYRDTRPAVAENPSA
- a CDS encoding NAD(P)-dependent oxidoreductase translates to MQDTNVRTAFIGLGAMGYPMAGHLAKKYETMVWNRTFAKAEAHAKEFGSRAVELPEVAQADILLTCLPTSLEVDELARRLLPYLRPGMLWIDHTSGEPELAKMTAQMLQEKGVSYLDACLSGGVAGAVQGRATVMAGGSAEDFARARPVMEAYAAKIVHVGPLGSGHAVKAVNNALLAVNLWALSEGMVALVKQGVDAGLALEVINASSGRSNVSENLFGQRVISRQFPNTFALGLLAKDTGICVKVLEAAGTPAPMLRQVREFFEIAKREVGAAEVDHTAVAQLLEKWSGVEIK
- a CDS encoding galactose oxidase-like domain-containing protein; this encodes MKIRFLKAGGLGVALTMLITGCPQPTPQPPATLDPPRNVIAYAVSPTRVKLSWKAPDSLTNPSFEIERKEGNQRYQPLAAGLSSSSHDDTQIVSGGKTFTYRVRTRTANGQSAWVESNPVPVPARCESNPADAPRIGCFGPVVSNWPLVATYVALLPNGKVIAWYASDDIGRYRERTEVHQRDRRNDPPAQEDGTMAVLWNPDSGSFEDISFGNGSQQNGRTVSGQPKGTDLFCAGFTVLADGRFFTAGGNRGLEWGSLRTNLFDPKTNTWNLGPGPTTPDMWRDRWYPTVTKLPSGEVMITGGTAEPDPTFEEGSSSNPNNPCRTPSGRCPDGLALGKTFSSIANAPGLSTGIKTQNARGTAFNNAFEIYSPDSGSLRMLEATAADVYSFEHYYPWWHIAPNGLAFLSGAGKQKGLLDWQQGQWKGIWESTNHGIPYDAHRVYGTSVMYEPGKVLVIGGGYAADTYPNGELVIFALNNQRNGKTSLHLELSNSSSTPPAMKQGPEMQYSRTHLNATLLADGKVFVNGGQQDGGENPGTIPPTPMTPEQSREWWPKTVNPATVFNIDLAVHQSEIWSPGPENGGTGKFVLGPRAQKPRIYHSASLLLPDATVLTVGGGGCGLCNGNFETSWQDGGYYGRWFGQHEMINQKNHEIYYPAYLFNSDGSLAPRPIITGLGNTASSPDDYPTISYNSQFTVTWNHPDPNRRVEKVTLLALGVPTHAFNQNQRFLSLYFTRNGLSLNVRAPYDGQYNSPNPGGARNIAPPGFYMLFLIDDKGVPSVAKIIRIQ
- a CDS encoding YIP1 family protein; translated protein: MNTTPSITDTVMNMVSQSIQVLTKPSVETFEQYENKGTLREAVIYVLIAAVITGIFNLGSGLGAFLNGIIGTIVGFLIFTYLVHYVGKTQGGTGSLDNVAYTFALFWAPINVMVAVVSLILLITLIGIFLIPLLAIGALVINVYFAYLAVQSSMNLRESGKIWITLAVAFVGTLIASMIIAGILR
- a CDS encoding YibE/F family protein produces the protein MRAMRFWFVLMVVWGLAWAQDAPQQDPAPPSSPGAYSIARIVSMGDKSATVRVGEHLREAEFPTESAAFRVGQQVVVYEADGRTYIAEPYRIPYLWGLLGLFVLVTVALGRGKGLRGLLGTAASMAVLAFFVVPQISAGNNPLLVTFVGAFGILALSIYFVHGINRKTTAALIGTTFATLVALVLSVLLTEWMQFTGLTSEEAFLARFQLGGNLDLVSLYLAGVVVGALGALNDVTVTQAAVIQALVQANPRYSLRELYNRGMTVGFDHIGSLVNTLILAYAAGTLPLLLLISQSDIPLVLLINNETFAAEIVTMLVGSLALVLAVPLTTLVAAWLLRGRKLDYIERRWPGQ